Genomic window (Acidobacteriota bacterium):
CGCGCCCGAAACCGCGTGACATTCGACGCATTTGGCTTTGCCGAAAAACAGCAACGCGCCGCGTTTTTCATCCTCGCTCATTGCCGCCACCTCGCCGCGCGCAAAACGGTCAATCGGCGCATTGGCATAGGTCAGCGTCAGTTCAAATTCGGCAATCGCGTTGGCAATCATATCGAAGGTGATAGGCGCGCCGTCGCGCACTTCGGGCAGCGCTTTGCCGAATAATTTCCGGTAGCGTTTGATTGCGTTGACGCGGCTGGCGAGTTCTTCGCGAATGGCAAAATTATCGCCGGCGAATTTGAAGCCGACCATTTCGGCGCGGTCGGTCACCGGCATACAGGCTTGGGCTGCGAGCAGGTGCGAAAAATAAGACAAATTCATGCCTTCGGGCGCAGGCATTTTAAAACCTGCGCGGTTATCGAAGGGATCGCCCGATAGCGATTCAAAACGCCCGTTCCACATGGCTTTCGGATAAAAAGCGGCGTTTAAGGTCGAAGGCGAACGCCGACGATTGCGCGGACCCGAACGGCGTTGACTGACCCAGCCGTTGCTGTCTATGCCGACGGCGATGGATTGGGTATCGGCGTAGCCGGTGGTCGGCGAATGGCAAGCGGCGCAGGCGTTATCTTTTTTGATGCCGAGAATGGCGTCGTAATAAAGCAGGTTGCCGACGTTGGCGAGTTTGCGATTGATTGGACGACCGAGCCGCGCTTCAAGCGTCGATTCAATGCGCCCGGTAAAATTGTGATTGGCAAGCACGGTGCGCAGTTGTTGGTCTAAGCCGTCATCGCCGGATACGCGCCGATTGGAAAATAACAAACAAAAACCGGCGACGATGAATAAACCTAAAATCAATTTTTGCCCGTAACGATTAAACCGCTGTTGAGGAGGCGCGGATAAAATAGCCTTTGCGGGTAAACGTTTCATTGAATTCTCCCGATGATGGTTTATGAAATGAAATGACCCGCGATGAAAAGCCGGAGTGTATGCGCGAGCAGTGTAAAACAGAGTTGGGGTTGAAGGCAATATTGGTGTCGGTAGCTTGACCCTGAGCGAGGGTACGAAATCTCGATGCTCTCGTTCCCGGTCAGGCTGGTGATTAAAAACAATCGTCAAAACAGCGGTTGATTAAGAAATCCGATGCAAAAGATTAGCGGTTTGAATTTTACATCTGGCGGATTTATTGCTAACCTTTCACTCCATTTTTTCAACCGGGCACACGACTTGAGCAAATCTGCCGTCTCGTTACACTCTGAAGTCGGAAGCAAAGTTGATTTGCCCGAATAAAATCTTCTGACGGATTTCGCAAATGAAAGCTCTAAAACGCATCTTTCAATCTTCACTTGGCAAAAAATACATTATGGCAATCACCGGAATGTTGCTCTTTCTTTTCGTGATTGGTCATATGCTGGGCAACCTGCAAATTTACCTGGGCAAGGAACCGCTTAACGCTTACGGTCATTTTCTACAATCGAATGTCGAAATCCTGTGGCCCGCGCGCATCGGCTTATTGGTTCTTGCCCTGTTGCACATCATTACGGTTGTGCAACTGGTAAGAGAAAATCGGCGAGCGCGCCCCGTAGGTTATGATTCGACGAAACTCTACGGCGCGAGTTTCGCTTCGCAAGCCATGACCTTCAGCGGCTTGATTGTTCTGGCATTCATCGTCTTTCACCTGCTGCATTTCACGGTTGGCGTGGTTCAACCCGAAGGCATGGGATTCACCGACCTTGAAGGCCGCCACGATGTTTACCGCATGATGGTCAACGGTTTTTCCAATCCCGGCATTGCCATGATTTATCTGATATGCATGGGATTACTGGCATTGCACCTCAGCCACGGTGTCAGCGCCATGTTTCAATCGCTCGGTTGGAAAAAGCGCGCCTTCGCCAACGCCATTGATCGGTTTGCGAAAATTTCGGCGCTGGTTATTTTTCTTGGCAATTGTTCAATACCCATTGCAATTTTACTGGGGCTTGTAAAATAAGGTTAAAACTATGAGTCTGGATGCAAAAGTTCCATCAGGACCGCTTCCCGAAAAGTGGTCGAATTATAAGAAAGAGCAAAAGCTCGTCAATCCTGCGAATAAACGCAAATTCGATGTTATCGTAGTCGGCACGGGACTCGCCGGTGCCTCGGCTGCGGCGTCGCTTGCTGAACTGGGCTACAACGTCAAAGCCTTCTGTTTTCAAGACAGCCCGCGTCGCGCCCATTCCATCGCCGCGCAGGGCGGCATCAACGCCGCGAAAAATTATCGCAATGATGGCGACAGTGTTTATCGTTTGTTCTATGACACCATCAAAGGCGGCGATTTTCGCGCCCGTGAATCGAACGTCCATCGCTTAGCCGAAGTCAGCGTCAACATCATCGACCAATGCGTCGCCCAAGGTGTGCCGTTTGCCCGCGAGTACGGCGGCTTGCTCGATAATCGCAGTTTCGGCGGCGCGCAGGTCTCGCGCACCTTTTATGCGCGTGGACAAACGGGGCAACAATTATTGCTTGGCGCATATCAGGCGTTAGCCCGACAAATTGGACTTGGCACCGTGAAGATGTACCCGCGCACCGAGATGCTGGATTTGGTTTTAGTCGATGGTTGGGCAAAAGGCATCGTGGCTCGCGATTTAATCACTGGCGCGATTTCATTACACGCAGGTGATGCCGTAGTGCTGGCGACAGGCGGTTATGGCAACGTCTTTTTCCTTTCGACCAACGCGCAAGGTTGCAACGTGACGGCGACCTATCGCGCTTATAAAAAAGGCGCGTATTTTGCGAACCCTTGCTACACACAGATTCACCCGACCTGCATTCCTGTAAGCGGCGACCACCAATCGAAACTCACTCTGATGTCGGAATCGTTGCGCAATGACGGGCGCGTCTGGGTTCCCAAACGCCAGGAAGATTGCGCCAAAGACCCGAATACGATTCCCGAAGAAGACCGCGATTATTATTTAGAGAGAAAATATCCAAGCTACGGCAACCTTGCGCCGCGCGATATTTCTTCGCGCGCTGCCAAAGAAGCCTGTGATGACGGGCGCGGCGTCGGTCCCGGCGGACGCGGCGTGTATCTCGATTTTGCCGCGTCAATCAAACGACTCGGCAAAGATAAAATCGAAGAGCGATACGGCAATTTATTCGAGATGTATGAACGCATCACCGGTGAAAATGCTTACCAACGTCCGATGCGCATTTACCCGGCGGTGCATTACACGATGGGCGGCTTGTGGGTCGATTACAATTTAATGAGCAACATTCCGGGTTTGTTTGTTGCCGGTGAAGCGAATTTCTCAGACCACGGCGCGAACCGGCTTGGCGCATCGGCTTTGATGCAGGGCTTGGCTGACGGCTATTTCGTTTTGCCTTATACGCTCACCAATCATTTTGCATCGGTCAAACAGAACAAAGTTTCGACCGACCACGAAGAGTTCAAAAAAGCCGAACAGGAGGTCAACGACCGCATTAAAAAATTCCTCTCTATCAAAGGCAAACGCACGGTCAATGATTTCCATCGCGAACTCGGCAAGATGCTGTGGGAAAAATGCGGCATGGCGCGCAACGAAGCGGGACTCAAAGAATTGTTGCAACGCATACCGGAACTCAGAGAAGAGTTCTGGACAAACCTCAACGTGCTCGGCGATGCCGATGAACTCAATCCCGCATTGGAACGCGCCGGCCGGGTCGCCGATTTTATGGAATTCGCCGAACTGTTGGTCACCGATGCCTTGCATCGCAATGAATCGTGCGGCGGACATTTCCGCGAAGAGCATCAAACCGAAGACGGCGAAGCGAAACGCGATGATGAAAATTATTCTTATGTTGCCGCCTGGCAGTACAAAGGTGTAGGCAGTGCGCCTGAACTTCACAAAGAGTCGTTGGTTTACGAAGAAGTTCACATGACGCAGAGGAGTTATAAGTAAATCAACGTGATAAATAGAAACCATCGCAAAAATAGTTAGCCGGTGGTTGAAAGAGCGGTCTTTGACCGCGACTCTCTGAGGAATAGCGATGAGCGAAAAAACTATGAATTTGAAATTGCGTGTTTGGAGACAAAAAGACTCAAAAAGCGAAGGCAAATTCGTCGATTACGATGCGAAAAATGTTTCGCCGGACATGTCATTTTTGGAATTGCTCGACATTATCAATGAAGAACTGACGGTCAAAGGCGAAGACCCGATTGCTTTTGACCATGATTGCCGTGAAGGGATTTGCGGAATGTGTTCATTGGTGATTAACGGTAAAGCCCACGGACCGCTCGGCGCAACCACAACCTGTCAGTTGCACATGCGATTTTTCAGCGACGGCGACACGATTACTATTGAACCCTGGCGCGCGACGCCGTTTCCGGTGGTTAAAGATTTGGTCACTGATCGTTCAGCGTTTGACCGCATCATTCAAGTCGGCGGATTCGTTTCGGTTTCAACCGGCGGCACCCCCGATGGCAATGCGATTCCGGTTGCCAAAGAAAATGCCGATTTGGCAATGGATGCGGCACAGTGCATCGGTTGCGGCGCGTGTGTCGCGGCTTGCAAAAACGCTTCGGCGATGTTGTTTGTGTCGGCAAAGGTTTCGCATTTGGGATTGTTGCCGCAAGGTCAGGCTGAACGTGACCGCCGCGTGCTCAATATGGTCGAGCAGATGGATAAAGAAGGTTTCGGCAATTGCACGGTTACGGGTTCATGCGAAGCCGTATGCCCGAAAGAAATCAGTCTCGATTTCATTGCGCGAATGAACCGCGATTACGCCAAAGCAGTATTTCGCGCCAAGTAGTTTTGTTGAAACAGAGCAAGCCTCTCTTGCTTGAATTTAAGAGTCGAAGGATTTGCAAAAATCTTTCGGCTCTTTTGTTTGGGCTGAAAGAAAATTCACCACCGAGGCTCAGAGAGAAAAAAGAAAGCCAAGAAAAACCGAGATTGACGGCATCACCTCTTCACCTTTTCACCTCCACACCTCTTCATTTCTCGCAGTGTCTCGGTGGTTCGTTCTTCTTAAAAAACCTTTCAAAAAAATGATGGCAACGTCGCGAGTTTGAAAAACATCCAGAATTCGGGAATCAGTGTCGAGCAATCCCGGCTCGACCTTATGAACCAAACACCATCCTTCGGAGGACAGTAATGAGAAACAAACTCATGAGTCTCACTCTGGTCATTGCTCTGTTTTGTCTGGCGGTGCCAGCGCTGGCGCAAAACGGAGAAGGGCGTTGGGTACGACGCGACAAAAATGGCATCAGGGTTGGCGATGGCAGAATCAACATCCTTGATGGACCGGGAATCATCAATTATGAAAAGAAGAACCGCTGGATGCCGGGCGCGGGTGGCGCAGCAACAGTGATCGGCATTGGTGCCGGCGCTGGGGCTGCGACTGGCGCAGTCGTGAACGGTAAAAAGGGTGCAGTCCTGGGCGCAGTC
Coding sequences:
- a CDS encoding succinate dehydrogenase/fumarate reductase iron-sulfur subunit; the protein is MNLKLRVWRQKDSKSEGKFVDYDAKNVSPDMSFLELLDIINEELTVKGEDPIAFDHDCREGICGMCSLVINGKAHGPLGATTTCQLHMRFFSDGDTITIEPWRATPFPVVKDLVTDRSAFDRIIQVGGFVSVSTGGTPDGNAIPVAKENADLAMDAAQCIGCGACVAACKNASAMLFVSAKVSHLGLLPQGQAERDRRVLNMVEQMDKEGFGNCTVTGSCEAVCPKEISLDFIARMNRDYAKAVFRAK
- a CDS encoding fumarate reductase/succinate dehydrogenase flavoprotein subunit; the protein is MSLDAKVPSGPLPEKWSNYKKEQKLVNPANKRKFDVIVVGTGLAGASAAASLAELGYNVKAFCFQDSPRRAHSIAAQGGINAAKNYRNDGDSVYRLFYDTIKGGDFRARESNVHRLAEVSVNIIDQCVAQGVPFAREYGGLLDNRSFGGAQVSRTFYARGQTGQQLLLGAYQALARQIGLGTVKMYPRTEMLDLVLVDGWAKGIVARDLITGAISLHAGDAVVLATGGYGNVFFLSTNAQGCNVTATYRAYKKGAYFANPCYTQIHPTCIPVSGDHQSKLTLMSESLRNDGRVWVPKRQEDCAKDPNTIPEEDRDYYLERKYPSYGNLAPRDISSRAAKEACDDGRGVGPGGRGVYLDFAASIKRLGKDKIEERYGNLFEMYERITGENAYQRPMRIYPAVHYTMGGLWVDYNLMSNIPGLFVAGEANFSDHGANRLGASALMQGLADGYFVLPYTLTNHFASVKQNKVSTDHEEFKKAEQEVNDRIKKFLSIKGKRTVNDFHRELGKMLWEKCGMARNEAGLKELLQRIPELREEFWTNLNVLGDADELNPALERAGRVADFMEFAELLVTDALHRNESCGGHFREEHQTEDGEAKRDDENYSYVAAWQYKGVGSAPELHKESLVYEEVHMTQRSYK
- a CDS encoding succinate dehydrogenase cytochrome b subunit; the protein is MKALKRIFQSSLGKKYIMAITGMLLFLFVIGHMLGNLQIYLGKEPLNAYGHFLQSNVEILWPARIGLLVLALLHIITVVQLVRENRRARPVGYDSTKLYGASFASQAMTFSGLIVLAFIVFHLLHFTVGVVQPEGMGFTDLEGRHDVYRMMVNGFSNPGIAMIYLICMGLLALHLSHGVSAMFQSLGWKKRAFANAIDRFAKISALVIFLGNCSIPIAILLGLVK
- a CDS encoding cytochrome c peroxidase, which encodes MKRLPAKAILSAPPQQRFNRYGQKLILGLFIVAGFCLLFSNRRVSGDDGLDQQLRTVLANHNFTGRIESTLEARLGRPINRKLANVGNLLYYDAILGIKKDNACAACHSPTTGYADTQSIAVGIDSNGWVSQRRSGPRNRRRSPSTLNAAFYPKAMWNGRFESLSGDPFDNRAGFKMPAPEGMNLSYFSHLLAAQACMPVTDRAEMVGFKFAGDNFAIREELASRVNAIKRYRKLFGKALPEVRDGAPITFDMIANAIAEFELTLTYANAPIDRFARGEVAAMSEDEKRGALLFFGKAKCVECHAVSGATNEMFSDFEPHAIGIPQLVPEITNATFDGAAANEDYGYEQVTGNIADRYKFRTSPLRNIAAQPTFFHNGAFTSIKGAILHHLNVFASARNYDPAAEGLPKDLRYLGPIEPVLTQVDPVLVTPIELTDEEFRQLLAFVRDSLMDERAKFANLIKSKPDAVPSGLKPFFYEYP